In Acidimicrobiales bacterium, a genomic segment contains:
- a CDS encoding MFS transporter translates to MRAQGRRPGRERPESSARAAFGYRAFRTVFVGSFVANVGTWMRHVVLMAFAYELTESAGFVGQITFVYLAPVLVLGLPGGLLVDRLDRRKLLVGLAVTQMLLSFALARVVVGENVTPGLLLVVTAGFGVCNALYMPAYMALLPGMVERRHLAGAISLMSAQQNATRVIGPVAAGACLVALEPWHIFVIAGLAMIFVIVTLVRVPIASVERARSEPLKEALLAGFATGRHNRVVGRALVTITVFSFACLYFVNQLPVIAEENLGLEATSPAYGVFYACFGLGAVLGALSNGTIFSRVSQAAVVRRGLVAFAFLLAAFALVRGPIGGSILVIGVGASYLAATTALTSSFQVELEDHERGRLSTLWTMAFAGTVGASSLMLGPIADAVGSMAVLLAGAAIALPLAWYADLRPGRRAADVRVADPIGPCPAEPVTLQPNATGTT, encoded by the coding sequence GTGAGAGCCCAAGGGCGCCGCCCCGGGCGCGAGCGCCCCGAGAGCTCTGCGCGAGCAGCCTTCGGCTACCGGGCCTTCCGCACGGTGTTCGTCGGTTCGTTCGTCGCCAACGTCGGCACGTGGATGCGTCACGTCGTCCTGATGGCCTTCGCCTACGAGTTGACGGAGTCGGCAGGGTTCGTCGGGCAGATCACGTTCGTCTATCTCGCGCCGGTGCTGGTGCTCGGGCTCCCGGGGGGCTTGCTCGTCGATCGTCTGGACCGGCGGAAGCTGCTCGTCGGTCTGGCCGTCACGCAGATGCTGCTGTCGTTCGCGCTTGCGCGCGTCGTGGTCGGGGAGAACGTGACGCCCGGCCTCCTGCTGGTGGTCACGGCCGGCTTCGGAGTCTGCAACGCCCTCTACATGCCCGCGTACATGGCCCTTCTCCCAGGAATGGTCGAGCGCAGGCACCTCGCCGGCGCCATCTCGTTGATGAGCGCGCAGCAGAACGCGACACGGGTGATCGGGCCGGTGGCGGCGGGCGCCTGCCTGGTGGCGCTCGAGCCGTGGCACATCTTCGTGATCGCCGGGCTGGCGATGATCTTCGTCATCGTCACGCTCGTGCGGGTGCCGATCGCGAGCGTGGAACGGGCGCGATCGGAGCCCTTGAAGGAGGCGCTGCTGGCCGGCTTCGCGACCGGTCGACACAACCGGGTCGTGGGCAGGGCGCTCGTCACCATCACGGTCTTCTCGTTCGCGTGCCTCTACTTCGTCAACCAGCTACCGGTGATCGCAGAGGAGAACCTCGGCCTCGAAGCGACCTCCCCCGCCTATGGCGTCTTCTACGCCTGCTTCGGACTCGGTGCCGTGCTCGGCGCGCTCTCGAACGGGACCATCTTCAGCCGAGTCTCCCAGGCCGCCGTCGTCCGTAGGGGCCTTGTTGCGTTCGCTTTCCTGCTTGCAGCTTTCGCGCTCGTCAGAGGGCCGATCGGCGGATCGATCCTCGTGATCGGCGTCGGCGCCAGCTACCTCGCCGCGACGACCGCCCTCACCAGTTCGTTCCAGGTCGAGCTCGAGGACCACGAGCGCGGTCGTCTCAGCACCCTCTGGACGATGGCGTTCGCAGGGACGGTCGGTGCGTCGAGCCTCATGCTCGGCCCGATAGCCGATGCGGTCGGCTCGATGGCGGTCCTGCTGGCCGGTGCCGCGATCGCATTGCCATTGGCCTGGTACGCCGATCTCAGGCCGGGCCGGCGAGCAGCCGACGTACGGGTCGCCGACCCGATCGGGCCGTGCCCTGCCGAGCCCGTCACGTTGCAGCCGAATGCGACAGGTACAACGTGA